A window of Candidatus Vicinibacter proximus contains these coding sequences:
- a CDS encoding transposase: MKEKKTKAFPIIYPNAAGIDISSKEHYVAVNPESTEKPIRAFGSFTEDLHALVVFLKECKVDTVAMEATGIYWVSLFLVLEDAGFDVVLVTAKHVKNVRGKKTDVSDADWIRQLHSCGLLSASFQPDKFTRKLRAYMRHRKNLIEMSATHIRMMHKALEQMNIKIQHVIADITGKSGQEIIKSIIAGERNAEILASCCDSRIRAHKKRVL, from the coding sequence ATGAAAGAAAAAAAAACAAAAGCATTTCCGATTATTTATCCTAACGCGGCAGGTATAGATATATCAAGCAAAGAACATTATGTAGCAGTTAATCCTGAATCCACTGAAAAACCAATAAGAGCCTTTGGCTCCTTTACTGAAGACTTACACGCCCTAGTTGTGTTTTTAAAAGAATGCAAAGTAGATACAGTTGCTATGGAGGCTACCGGTATTTATTGGGTAAGTTTATTTTTAGTATTAGAAGATGCGGGTTTTGATGTTGTATTAGTTACAGCTAAACATGTAAAAAATGTAAGAGGAAAGAAAACAGATGTTAGCGATGCTGATTGGATACGTCAATTACACAGTTGCGGATTATTATCTGCAAGTTTTCAACCCGATAAGTTTACTCGTAAATTAAGAGCATATATGCGTCATCGAAAAAATTTAATTGAAATGTCAGCTACACATATTCGCATGATGCATAAAGCTTTAGAACAAATGAATATTAAAATACAACATGTTATTGCGGATATTACAGGTAAATCTGGACAAGAGATTATAAAATCCATCATAGCTGGTGAACGAAACGCAGAGATATTAGCATCTTGTTGCGATAGTAGAATTAGAGCGCATAAAAAGAGGGTATTATAA
- a CDS encoding IS110 family transposase: MLYELTGTDLAEIFGITETNAIEIISEVGLDMSKWPTVKHFTSWLNLAPNNKISGGKVLSSRIPKKKNHAGQIFRMAAFAIQRSKNWLAMFYKRIKAKNGAPKAIVATARKIAAIFYKMVKERVKFNPIPIEKYMDGFKENQIKKLKRQAKNLGLQIVEM; the protein is encoded by the coding sequence ATGTTGTACGAACTAACGGGGACGGATTTAGCAGAAATTTTTGGGATTACGGAAACAAATGCTATAGAAATTATAAGCGAAGTCGGATTAGATATGAGTAAATGGCCAACGGTAAAACACTTTACATCATGGTTAAACTTAGCGCCGAATAATAAAATATCAGGAGGTAAAGTATTAAGTAGCCGGATTCCAAAAAAGAAAAACCACGCAGGTCAAATATTTAGAATGGCGGCGTTTGCCATACAGCGTAGCAAAAATTGGTTAGCGATGTTTTATAAACGTATAAAAGCAAAAAATGGGGCGCCAAAAGCAATTGTTGCGACTGCAAGAAAAATTGCGGCTATTTTTTATAAAATGGTAAAAGAAAGGGTTAAATTTAACCCAATACCAATCGAAAAATATATGGATGGATTTAAAGAAAATCAAATTAAGAAGTTAAAACGACAAGCTAAAAACCTTGGTTTACAGATAGTTGAAATGTAG
- a CDS encoding methyltransferase domain-containing protein, giving the protein MDYQTNGKYFETNRQLWEKRTHVHIGSEFYETEAIVAGKSSLTEIEESLLPDLSGKRLLHLQCHFGLDTISLARRGAICTGIDFSKEAISSAKTLSKKAGVSIDFREANVYDTLSLNLGKFDVVFTSYGVLCWLPDLEEWAGIVADSLSPGGMLYLAEFHPALYMFDFNTGSMSYPYFNTGNPFEDLEENTYADGSASIAMPSFFWSHSISEVLKPLLENRMVIDNFEEFPFSPFNCFPAMKELGAGRFYYGPGIGTSAAGVCGGGEEDLDFKY; this is encoded by the coding sequence ATGGATTATCAGACCAACGGAAAGTATTTTGAAACCAATCGACAACTTTGGGAAAAGAGGACCCATGTGCACATTGGTTCTGAATTTTACGAGACGGAGGCCATTGTTGCAGGCAAGTCCTCTTTGACAGAAATAGAAGAGTCTTTGTTGCCGGATCTGAGCGGGAAGAGACTTTTGCATCTGCAGTGTCATTTTGGATTGGACACCATTTCTTTGGCGCGAAGAGGAGCTATTTGTACCGGCATAGATTTTTCGAAAGAGGCCATCTCCAGTGCCAAAACGCTCAGCAAAAAAGCGGGTGTTTCGATAGATTTCAGGGAAGCCAATGTATATGATACGTTGAGTTTAAATCTCGGAAAATTTGATGTGGTTTTTACCAGCTATGGGGTATTGTGCTGGTTGCCAGATTTGGAGGAGTGGGCGGGGATTGTTGCAGATTCTTTGTCGCCTGGTGGAATGTTGTATCTGGCAGAATTTCATCCGGCTTTGTATATGTTTGATTTTAATACCGGGTCCATGTCCTATCCTTATTTTAATACCGGAAATCCCTTTGAAGATCTTGAGGAGAATACCTATGCAGATGGATCAGCATCGATCGCCATGCCTTCCTTTTTTTGGTCACATTCCATATCAGAAGTATTGAAACCCCTTCTCGAAAACAGGATGGTGATCGACAACTTTGAAGAATTTCCTTTTTCACCGTTTAATTGTTTTCCGGCGATGAAAGAGCTTGGTGCCGGAAGGTTTTATTATGGTCCGGGAATCGGCACAAGTGCCGCAGGTGTTTGTGGTGGTGGCGAGGAAGATTTAGATTTTAAATATTAA
- the asnS gene encoding asparagine--tRNA ligase: MDRVRISELLEQDGQGQEVSVMGWVRTFRSNRFVALNDGSTINNLQVVVDFEQFDEALLKRVTVGAAIHATGLLVASQGSGQKVELQCKSLSIFGDSDPAAYPLQPKKHSLEFLRQIAHLRFRTNTFGAIFRIRHHIAFAIHEFFNQRGFYYLHTPIITASDAEGAGEMFKVTTLDLDKLPRDEQNQINFKEDFFGRASNLTVSGQLEAELAAMALSQVYTFGPTFRAENSNTPRHLAEFWMIEPEVAFADLNSNMDLAEALLKYVIKKILADCVDDLKFLNDRELEDEKQKPQAERNEMNLLDRLKFVVENDFVRLTYTEAIDILQNSTLNKKGKFKFPVEKWGTDLQSEHERFLVEKHFKKPVILINYPKEIKAFYMRQNDDGKTVAAMDILFPGIGEIVGGSQREERLDKLTERMNEMHIPTEEMYWYLDTRRYGACPHAGFGLGFERLVLFMTGMTNIRDVIPFPRFPGNAEF; the protein is encoded by the coding sequence ATGGATCGCGTACGGATCAGTGAATTATTGGAGCAGGATGGACAGGGTCAGGAAGTCAGTGTCATGGGATGGGTCAGAACCTTCCGCAGCAATCGTTTTGTCGCCCTGAATGATGGTTCTACCATCAACAACCTCCAGGTGGTGGTTGATTTTGAGCAGTTTGACGAAGCGCTGTTGAAAAGGGTGACCGTCGGTGCAGCCATCCATGCTACCGGCCTGCTGGTAGCCTCTCAGGGCTCCGGACAAAAAGTGGAATTGCAGTGTAAGTCTTTATCCATCTTCGGTGACTCGGATCCTGCCGCCTACCCCCTGCAGCCTAAAAAACACAGTCTCGAATTCCTGCGTCAGATCGCCCATCTGCGCTTCAGAACAAATACTTTTGGCGCTATTTTTAGAATTCGCCACCACATCGCATTTGCCATCCACGAATTTTTTAACCAACGTGGATTCTATTATCTACATACACCCATCATTACCGCTTCTGATGCTGAAGGGGCAGGCGAAATGTTCAAAGTCACCACTTTAGACCTGGACAAATTGCCACGGGATGAACAGAACCAGATCAACTTCAAAGAAGACTTCTTTGGTCGTGCATCAAATCTCACCGTTTCCGGTCAGTTAGAAGCCGAACTCGCCGCCATGGCTTTGTCGCAAGTCTATACTTTTGGACCCACCTTCCGGGCTGAAAATTCAAATACCCCAAGACACCTAGCTGAATTCTGGATGATCGAACCGGAAGTGGCTTTTGCCGATCTGAACAGCAACATGGACCTGGCAGAAGCTTTGCTAAAATACGTCATCAAAAAAATCCTCGCAGACTGCGTCGATGACCTTAAATTCCTGAACGACCGCGAGCTGGAAGACGAAAAACAAAAACCTCAGGCAGAACGCAATGAAATGAATCTGCTCGACCGGCTAAAATTTGTAGTCGAAAATGATTTCGTTCGCCTGACCTATACAGAAGCAATCGACATCCTTCAAAATTCTACCCTCAATAAAAAAGGTAAGTTCAAATTTCCGGTGGAAAAATGGGGAACTGACCTACAGTCAGAACACGAACGTTTCCTGGTAGAAAAGCATTTTAAAAAACCGGTCATCCTGATCAATTATCCGAAGGAAATTAAAGCCTTCTACATGCGCCAGAACGACGATGGAAAAACAGTAGCCGCCATGGACATTTTGTTCCCAGGCATTGGCGAAATCGTAGGGGGATCTCAACGGGAAGAGCGCTTGGATAAACTCACAGAAAGAATGAATGAAATGCACATTCCCACCGAGGAAATGTACTGGTACCTGGATACCCGCCGATATGGGGCCTGCCCGCATGCTGGCTTTGGGCTGGGTTTTGAACGACTGGTTTTATTTATGACCGGCATGACCAATATCCGCGACGTCATCCCTTTCCCACGCTTCCCGGGTAACGCAGAATTTTAA
- a CDS encoding OmpH family outer membrane protein: MKNLSWILHAVSLIAIIYLLTQNNKLKNNSTSASSTTTASSSGTTSSDADYPIAYFYSDSLLSQLSFFKEGEQSFKKKQENMMAELKNKEGGLQREFQKLQENAPNMTRKELEAGQQKLAKMEQELMMRKENMGAQFAEETAEFNDKLHAKITSYLQELNANKKYKFVFSVAREGNIFYADSALDITPTMVQALNEKYGK, translated from the coding sequence ATGAAAAACTTAAGCTGGATCCTACACGCCGTCTCTTTAATCGCCATCATTTATTTATTGACTCAAAACAATAAATTAAAAAATAATTCTACCTCAGCATCCTCAACTACCACTGCCAGTTCATCCGGCACGACTTCATCCGATGCTGACTATCCCATCGCTTATTTTTATTCTGATTCTCTGCTCAGCCAGTTGAGTTTTTTCAAAGAGGGCGAACAGTCTTTTAAGAAAAAACAAGAAAACATGATGGCTGAATTAAAAAATAAAGAGGGCGGCCTTCAGCGCGAATTCCAGAAACTCCAGGAAAATGCCCCTAACATGACCCGCAAAGAACTGGAAGCCGGTCAGCAGAAACTCGCAAAAATGGAGCAGGAACTCATGATGCGTAAAGAAAATATGGGTGCCCAATTTGCCGAAGAAACGGCTGAATTCAACGATAAACTACACGCCAAAATCACCTCCTACCTCCAGGAATTGAACGCCAATAAAAAATACAAATTTGTATTCTCCGTCGCACGCGAAGGCAACATTTTCTACGCCGACTCCGCACTGGACATAACACCCACCATGGTCCAGGCGCTGAATGAAAAATACGGGAAGTGA
- a CDS encoding Hsp20/alpha crystallin family protein yields the protein MWTNSIHFKNPQNCVRPSDYLPKVKISHEGMEFIPVNILENPSQYMLRFNLAGYDKSEIKIKTEDNLITISTHPAENTNADKIRLSEFRKMEMKRNVRIPVDVVKESIQAKYENGILEIIMPKDENLNKSINIE from the coding sequence ATGTGGACCAATAGCATCCATTTCAAAAATCCTCAAAACTGTGTGAGACCATCCGACTATTTACCTAAAGTAAAGATCAGCCACGAGGGCATGGAATTTATTCCGGTGAATATTCTGGAGAATCCAAGCCAATATATGCTGAGATTTAATTTGGCAGGTTATGACAAATCGGAAATTAAAATCAAAACAGAAGACAATCTGATTACCATCTCTACACATCCTGCAGAAAATACCAATGCAGACAAAATCAGATTGAGTGAGTTCAGGAAAATGGAAATGAAGAGAAATGTCAGAATTCCTGTGGACGTTGTGAAAGAATCCATTCAGGCAAAATATGAAAACGGAATTCTGGAGATCATCATGCCGAAAGATGAGAATCTTAATAAAAGCATCAACATTGAATAA
- a CDS encoding Hsp20/alpha crystallin family protein, which yields MKRNFFYPITPMANQIGTMVEDLLNNGLNDFFGGQAFQSTVPAVNVSENDNAFIVEVAAPGLKKEDFKVSVEKGYLNISTSQEKETEETKENYTRKEFSYSKFSRAFKLPEHADAAKISGSYNNGVLKLTIEKKVAIKDEKTIEIQ from the coding sequence ATGAAACGTAATTTTTTCTATCCGATCACACCCATGGCCAACCAAATCGGCACCATGGTAGAAGATTTATTGAACAATGGTTTAAATGATTTTTTTGGTGGACAGGCTTTTCAATCCACGGTTCCTGCGGTAAACGTGAGTGAAAACGACAATGCCTTCATTGTTGAGGTCGCTGCTCCGGGACTTAAAAAAGAAGATTTCAAAGTATCTGTTGAAAAAGGATATTTGAACATCTCAACCAGTCAGGAAAAAGAAACAGAAGAGACCAAAGAAAATTATACCAGAAAGGAATTCAGCTACAGCAAATTCTCCAGAGCATTCAAACTGCCTGAGCATGCTGATGCAGCTAAAATTTCCGGCAGCTACAACAACGGGGTGTTAAAACTAACCATCGAGAAGAAAGTAGCCATCAAAGATGAGAAAACCATCGAAATTCAGTAA
- a CDS encoding TolC family protein encodes MKRFRIIICAFTILQAAVAQEGSLSLSEALRVAVSKNYGVLIAKNDAALAAHNNNWTNAGAYPELRFNANPSISSNSLEQKLVNGTEIKRNNALSEVINANVQLNWNLFNGFKLYATKDRLEAIERIGQLNIESEILSLVYDVSAAYYNVIRLQNLSLVTREQIEVSRDRVDLEEKKFKLGRTGKSDLLKAKLDLQELQIIFSKQEDDVRDAYARLFYLMQEKQIAFPKLTDTISGRENISAVGINLNYDQHPQLRILNEQMLVNNFAKRELLAERIPSLNFLGAYNFNRTENQAGFNLFSLNYGPIAQLQISVPLFDGRRISKSSKALDYSLQSLALQKEMWASNTDYEIQLNTRKAAQSLRIYELEQSRMELAKENLEVIKEKFRLATITSLEFSQAQFDIIDIAAKMQDALYESMLAKLQVDYLSGKLSDKLSSPK; translated from the coding sequence ATGAAGAGGTTTAGAATCATTATTTGCGCTTTTACTATTCTTCAAGCAGCCGTTGCTCAGGAGGGCAGTCTGAGTTTATCTGAAGCCTTGCGGGTGGCCGTCAGTAAAAATTATGGTGTGCTTATTGCAAAAAATGATGCTGCTTTGGCGGCGCACAACAACAACTGGACCAACGCAGGAGCCTATCCGGAATTAAGATTCAACGCAAACCCTTCCATCTCCAGCAACAGTCTGGAACAAAAGTTGGTGAACGGTACTGAAATCAAACGGAATAATGCTCTCTCAGAAGTTATCAATGCCAATGTGCAGCTCAACTGGAATCTCTTCAATGGATTTAAATTGTATGCGACCAAAGATCGGCTGGAGGCAATAGAGCGTATAGGTCAGTTGAATATTGAATCAGAAATTCTCTCTTTGGTGTACGATGTTTCTGCGGCTTACTACAATGTCATCAGGTTGCAAAATTTGAGTTTAGTGACCCGTGAGCAAATTGAAGTGTCAAGAGACCGAGTTGATCTGGAAGAAAAGAAATTTAAGCTGGGACGCACCGGCAAATCGGATCTGCTAAAAGCTAAATTGGATTTGCAGGAATTGCAGATTATTTTCAGCAAACAAGAGGATGATGTGCGGGATGCTTATGCACGACTTTTTTATTTGATGCAGGAGAAGCAAATCGCTTTTCCAAAATTGACTGACACCATTTCGGGGAGAGAAAATATTTCTGCGGTAGGAATTAATTTGAATTATGATCAACATCCACAGCTAAGAATTTTAAATGAGCAAATGTTGGTCAACAATTTTGCTAAAAGAGAATTGTTGGCAGAGAGAATTCCGTCTTTAAATTTTCTTGGTGCCTATAATTTTAACAGAACAGAAAATCAGGCAGGATTCAATTTGTTTTCGTTGAACTATGGTCCCATCGCGCAATTGCAAATTTCCGTTCCACTTTTTGATGGCAGACGCATCAGCAAATCATCCAAAGCACTCGATTATTCCCTACAGTCACTTGCCTTGCAAAAAGAAATGTGGGCCAGCAATACTGATTATGAGATACAGTTGAACACCAGAAAAGCTGCACAAAGTTTAAGAATTTACGAACTTGAGCAATCCAGAATGGAGTTGGCCAAAGAAAATTTAGAAGTCATCAAAGAAAAATTCAGGCTTGCCACCATCACGAGTTTAGAGTTCTCTCAAGCGCAATTTGACATCATAGACATTGCTGCCAAAATGCAGGACGCCTTGTATGAATCTATGTTGGCTAAACTACAAGTTGATTATTTGTCCGGCAAACTTTCGGATAAGTTAAGTTCTCCAAAATAA
- a CDS encoding efflux RND transporter periplasmic adaptor subunit, producing the protein MVFRSTYIQLAGLLLSLMIASCKQEQKPHIPSGPPPKKPSMVDAYIVKEEQLDELLKIPGNLVPNEQTDIRTETSGILESVLFKDGQKVKKGQLLAKINNIEQRARLAKLRVQLEMAQNTEQRQNQLLKAQAIGQQEYDQALLEVRSLQADLNILRAELSKFEIRAPFNGTLGLRMMSPGAYCTPSNILVSISQEDQLKIQFSIPERYIRKITLGQVLEFTCQHSKEVYKAKLESTESAMDQQTRSLKVQARVMGKAVGLKPGLFAEVSMPFQNKTKSIMVPSQSIIPQARDKKVAILKNGLVEFKVVSLGYRDSSRVEILSGLQAGDTLLITGIMGLKPGSPAKIQSIN; encoded by the coding sequence ATGGTTTTCAGGTCTACTTATATCCAACTGGCGGGTCTTTTATTGTCCCTGATGATTGCTTCCTGCAAGCAAGAACAAAAGCCTCATATACCATCCGGACCACCACCCAAGAAACCTTCCATGGTGGATGCCTACATCGTAAAGGAAGAGCAGTTGGATGAGCTACTGAAAATTCCAGGGAATCTTGTACCCAATGAGCAAACGGACATTCGCACCGAGACATCCGGAATTTTGGAATCCGTTTTATTCAAAGATGGGCAAAAAGTAAAGAAAGGTCAGTTGCTTGCCAAAATCAACAATATTGAGCAAAGAGCAAGGTTGGCTAAGCTTAGGGTTCAGTTGGAAATGGCACAAAACACCGAGCAGAGACAAAATCAATTGTTAAAAGCCCAGGCCATAGGACAACAGGAATATGATCAGGCATTGCTGGAAGTCAGAAGCCTTCAGGCGGATTTAAATATTCTGAGGGCAGAGCTGAGCAAATTTGAAATAAGAGCACCTTTTAACGGGACTTTGGGATTGAGGATGATGAGTCCGGGGGCATATTGTACCCCTTCGAATATTTTGGTTTCCATCAGTCAGGAAGATCAATTAAAGATCCAATTCTCAATACCAGAAAGATATATCCGTAAAATTACCTTGGGGCAAGTATTGGAATTCACCTGTCAGCATTCCAAGGAAGTGTATAAGGCAAAATTGGAATCCACCGAATCTGCCATGGATCAGCAGACCAGAAGTCTGAAGGTGCAAGCAAGGGTAATGGGTAAAGCGGTTGGATTGAAACCCGGACTTTTTGCTGAGGTCAGTATGCCATTTCAGAATAAGACCAAGAGCATCATGGTACCCAGTCAGAGTATCATACCACAAGCGAGAGATAAAAAAGTGGCCATCCTGAAAAATGGTTTGGTAGAGTTTAAAGTGGTTTCCCTGGGTTACAGAGATTCTTCCAGGGTGGAAATCCTCTCAGGTCTTCAGGCAGGAGACACCTTGTTGATTACCGGTATCATGGGTCTGAAACCTGGTTCACCAGCTAAAATACAATCCATTAATTAA
- the atpG gene encoding ATP synthase F1 subunit gamma — MAANLKEVRNRIKSVISTQQITKAMKMVSAAKLRRAQQAIVQMRPYANKLNAMMKNIMSFSDGQGAEAFARATEKKNPLLVIITSDRGLCGAFNTNIIKLATKQINEQYSTQAKEGKLSFLFIGKKGFEYFRRRYPQCPINSDYVGAFAGLSFEKIAGIADGIMSDFKTGKVDQVEIFYGRFKNAATQFPEVEQYLPVPKVVAATPVAGTPTDKVVPDFLFEPAQGELLQELIPSILQSQLFKCTLDNLASELGARMTAMDKASENAEAMLGELKINYNKARQEAITKELSEIVGGAAALGG, encoded by the coding sequence ATGGCCGCAAATTTAAAAGAGGTACGTAACAGGATAAAGTCGGTGATATCGACTCAGCAGATTACCAAAGCGATGAAGATGGTATCGGCTGCTAAATTGCGCAGAGCCCAGCAGGCTATTGTGCAGATGCGTCCTTATGCCAATAAGTTAAACGCCATGATGAAAAACATCATGAGTTTTTCTGATGGACAGGGTGCGGAGGCTTTTGCAAGGGCTACTGAAAAAAAGAATCCACTACTGGTCATCATTACTTCTGATCGCGGACTTTGTGGTGCATTTAATACCAATATCATCAAACTTGCGACTAAACAAATCAATGAGCAATACAGCACCCAGGCCAAAGAAGGAAAATTGAGTTTCCTATTTATTGGAAAAAAGGGATTTGAATATTTTAGAAGAAGATATCCACAATGTCCAATCAACAGCGATTATGTGGGTGCATTTGCAGGATTGAGTTTTGAAAAAATTGCCGGTATTGCCGATGGCATCATGTCAGATTTTAAAACCGGAAAAGTAGATCAGGTAGAAATCTTTTACGGAAGATTTAAAAATGCCGCGACTCAGTTTCCGGAAGTAGAACAATATTTGCCGGTTCCAAAAGTAGTTGCTGCTACACCTGTTGCAGGAACCCCAACCGACAAAGTGGTTCCTGACTTTTTATTCGAACCTGCACAAGGAGAATTATTGCAGGAATTGATCCCGTCCATTCTGCAATCACAACTTTTTAAATGCACGCTCGACAATCTTGCCTCCGAACTGGGAGCCAGGATGACAGCAATGGACAAGGCATCAGAAAATGCTGAAGCCATGTTGGGTGAATTGAAAATCAATTACAACAAAGCACGTCAGGAAGCCATCACCAAGGAACTTTCTGAAATTGTGGGCGGTGCTGCAGCTTTGGGTGGATAA
- a CDS encoding four helix bundle protein — protein MRDSGHNVILEKSVLFSLKLIEYVEILEKDRKFVIANQLLRSGTSIGANISEAQDAESKADFIHKMKLASKELNETIYWFKLCQNSLSYPDCNSLNNELEEIRKILNAILGSLKKK, from the coding sequence ATGAGAGATTCTGGACATAATGTAATACTTGAAAAGTCAGTATTATTTTCATTGAAATTGATAGAGTATGTTGAAATTCTGGAGAAAGACAGAAAATTTGTAATTGCAAATCAACTGCTGAGATCAGGAACTTCAATAGGTGCAAATATTTCGGAAGCACAAGATGCAGAGAGTAAAGCAGATTTTATTCATAAAATGAAATTGGCTTCAAAAGAATTGAATGAAACAATTTATTGGTTCAAATTGTGCCAAAATTCTCTGAGCTATCCAGATTGTAACAGCCTAAACAATGAACTGGAGGAAATCAGAAAAATTCTAAATGCAATTCTGGGTAGCTTGAAAAAAAAATGA